Proteins encoded within one genomic window of Alcanivorax sp. REN37:
- a CDS encoding FecR family protein, which produces MTLFPDDQERLHMQAADWLIRCREDGEEQARAAGLDAWLARSPAHQRAWLSVCESWTLLGVLPPPTEQPVRKLARWPLALAAALALVMFAALWPQAPEFQTSRDGWASWTLADGTELHLAAGSAAAPGDSARELTLLRGELYLDVAPDPAHPFVLTVKDGPQVTVLGTAFNARRGVRLHEVSVHHGRVAVAADGAQVLLGAGDQVRVADGQFSAVQRVDVAQVGAWRQGQLHLDALPFEEAVAVLQRHLPGWFWQRDPLSQRPVSGVLDLQRPREALEGLAQTQGATLDYRWPGIWQVAPAR; this is translated from the coding sequence ATGACCCTGTTTCCTGATGACCAGGAGCGGCTGCACATGCAAGCCGCCGACTGGTTAATACGTTGCCGCGAAGACGGCGAAGAGCAGGCGCGGGCGGCGGGGCTGGACGCTTGGCTGGCGCGCAGTCCGGCGCATCAGCGTGCTTGGTTGTCGGTGTGTGAAAGCTGGACCCTGCTTGGCGTGTTGCCACCGCCGACGGAGCAGCCGGTGCGCAAGTTGGCGCGCTGGCCGTTGGCGCTGGCTGCTGCCTTGGCGCTGGTGATGTTCGCCGCCCTTTGGCCACAAGCGCCGGAGTTCCAGACCAGTCGTGACGGCTGGGCAAGCTGGACTTTGGCAGACGGCACGGAGCTGCACTTGGCCGCTGGCAGTGCGGCGGCACCGGGCGACTCGGCCCGTGAGCTGACGCTGCTGCGCGGCGAGCTGTATCTGGATGTGGCGCCGGACCCCGCGCATCCGTTTGTGCTGACGGTGAAAGACGGGCCGCAGGTGACGGTGCTCGGCACCGCTTTCAACGCGCGCCGTGGCGTGCGGCTGCATGAAGTGTCGGTGCACCACGGCCGGGTAGCGGTCGCGGCTGATGGCGCGCAGGTGCTGCTCGGCGCGGGTGACCAAGTGCGGGTGGCGGATGGTCAGTTCAGCGCGGTGCAACGCGTGGACGTGGCGCAGGTGGGGGCCTGGCGCCAAGGCCAGCTGCATCTGGACGCGCTGCCGTTTGAAGAAGCGGTGGCGGTGTTGCAACGTCATTTGCCGGGCTGGTTCTGGCAGCGCGATCCGTTGTCGCAGCGGCCGGTCTCTGGCGTGCTCGATCTGCAGCGTCCGCGTGAGGCGCTGGAAGGCTTGGCGCAAACCCAAGGTGCAACGCTGGATTACCGCTGGCCGGGTATCTGGCAGGTGGCACCGGCTCGCTGA
- a CDS encoding PKD domain-containing protein: MKLTSWQWGALCLTLALSGCGSGGGGSGGGGVPAPVAKVDISPDRLPVGDIAVLDGRASDSPNGTLTRFSWQVSKAPAESRALPQPADDALSEFVPDRPGEYQLCLEVEDDKRTSTPACSTLVATNIDPVAVISSHAVAVLGQFVQLDGTGSLPPEDGDPQLLVYQWDIVGKPDGSQAALDDAHNSMPRFRADLEGVYQVQLTVFHQQRVSHSVTQDISVSAINTPPVAVAGPKIVDQVLGQRVTLDGGGSHDPDGDPLQYRWGFGYQQTIPGGGRPTGSTAELVDWDTATPSFVPDVVGEYVIWLQVFDGQALSGLSFVNVVVDQLAPDHVNQPPVAVITPPWSKTFELELGEQLTVTTAYSFDPETGPIQAGHVELTLIKHPPAFDPVNDVTQHPNWNTYNLRVAGEYRFRLRVSDGELWSAPVEQSYVVRTGANRAPQAVAKVSGPSATVGVGDLITLDAEGSYDPDGNRMTYQWRMLQKPDGSTAELAGVTTALPTFTADQAGPYMVALNVTDSHGESSSREAVVIVFAKTENHAPVARPQYANQHFNARQPFVIYPKAELEISGSWPTISSHNASVRLRSDAYDPDSDQLSYLWSMTDEPAANSLVLAVGSNYDAGVCSMGYTVNPQGPYTTGQQLYDALMAVRDWTCADLNLSPALPGRYGVQLMVTDGIDITGPFNFTFHAVERAQYPSLLLEDMAGTFASPNGDNRVLGEGSTAMRQLTFPVAHKSPGSFPLFDNRISAGDDIVMKTYQLTAFDKDYTITDLAAISGDPASRSHWVAEFDGLEDGQVIKRGTTVTFTLMLRIPADYQRLDIAEEGQRDGALGMAYRFNVAEEPGWSFSYSPYIYLTHDSGR, encoded by the coding sequence ATGAAATTGACATCCTGGCAATGGGGCGCGCTGTGCCTGACGCTCGCCCTGAGCGGCTGTGGCAGTGGCGGCGGCGGTAGCGGTGGCGGCGGTGTGCCGGCGCCGGTGGCGAAGGTGGACATTAGCCCCGACCGGCTGCCGGTGGGCGATATTGCTGTGTTGGATGGCCGCGCCAGCGATTCCCCCAATGGCACCCTTACGCGCTTCAGCTGGCAGGTGAGCAAGGCGCCGGCCGAGAGTCGTGCGCTGCCGCAACCGGCTGATGACGCGCTGTCAGAGTTTGTGCCAGACCGGCCGGGCGAGTATCAGCTGTGCTTGGAAGTGGAAGACGATAAGCGCACCAGCACGCCGGCGTGCAGCACGTTGGTGGCGACCAACATTGATCCGGTGGCGGTGATCAGTTCCCACGCGGTGGCGGTGTTAGGCCAGTTCGTGCAACTCGACGGCACCGGCAGCTTGCCGCCGGAAGACGGCGACCCTCAGTTGCTGGTGTACCAGTGGGACATTGTCGGCAAACCCGACGGTAGCCAAGCGGCACTGGACGATGCGCACAACAGCATGCCGCGCTTCCGTGCGGACCTAGAAGGCGTGTACCAAGTGCAGCTGACGGTGTTCCATCAGCAGCGTGTCAGCCACAGCGTGACGCAGGACATCAGCGTATCGGCCATCAATACGCCACCGGTGGCCGTGGCCGGGCCGAAGATCGTTGATCAAGTCCTGGGTCAACGGGTGACACTGGATGGCGGCGGTAGCCATGATCCGGATGGCGACCCGTTGCAGTACCGCTGGGGCTTTGGTTACCAGCAAACCATCCCCGGCGGCGGTCGTCCCACGGGTTCCACCGCTGAATTAGTAGATTGGGATACCGCTACGCCCTCATTCGTGCCGGATGTGGTGGGCGAGTACGTCATCTGGTTGCAGGTGTTTGACGGCCAGGCGCTGAGTGGTTTGAGCTTCGTCAACGTGGTGGTGGACCAGCTGGCGCCTGATCACGTCAACCAGCCCCCTGTGGCAGTGATTACACCGCCGTGGAGCAAAACGTTTGAGCTGGAGTTGGGCGAGCAGTTGACGGTGACCACGGCCTACTCGTTCGATCCGGAGACCGGCCCGATCCAAGCCGGCCATGTGGAGCTGACACTGATCAAGCATCCGCCTGCTTTTGACCCGGTCAATGACGTCACCCAGCACCCGAATTGGAACACCTACAACCTGCGTGTGGCGGGCGAGTACCGTTTCCGCCTGCGGGTGTCCGACGGCGAGTTGTGGAGCGCGCCGGTGGAGCAGAGCTACGTCGTGCGCACCGGCGCCAACCGTGCTCCGCAAGCCGTTGCCAAGGTCAGCGGCCCGAGTGCCACCGTTGGCGTGGGGGACTTGATTACGTTGGATGCCGAAGGCAGTTATGACCCGGACGGCAACCGCATGACCTATCAATGGCGTATGTTGCAGAAACCGGATGGCAGCACTGCTGAGCTGGCGGGTGTGACCACCGCGTTGCCGACCTTCACCGCTGACCAAGCCGGTCCCTACATGGTGGCGTTGAATGTTACCGACAGCCACGGCGAGAGCAGCAGCCGTGAGGCCGTGGTGATCGTGTTCGCCAAGACCGAGAACCACGCGCCAGTGGCGCGGCCGCAGTATGCCAATCAGCATTTCAACGCCCGCCAACCGTTTGTGATTTATCCGAAGGCGGAATTGGAAATCAGTGGCAGCTGGCCAACCATAAGCAGCCACAATGCCTCGGTGCGGCTGCGCTCGGATGCCTACGACCCGGACAGCGACCAGCTCAGTTACTTGTGGAGCATGACCGATGAGCCGGCCGCCAACAGTTTAGTGTTGGCGGTGGGCAGCAATTACGACGCGGGTGTGTGCAGCATGGGGTATACCGTCAATCCGCAGGGGCCCTACACCACTGGCCAGCAGCTGTACGATGCGCTGATGGCGGTGCGTGACTGGACTTGCGCTGACCTCAATCTATCGCCGGCGCTGCCTGGCCGCTACGGAGTGCAGCTGATGGTCACCGACGGCATCGACATCACTGGACCGTTCAACTTCACTTTCCATGCGGTGGAGCGCGCCCAGTATCCGTCGTTGCTGTTGGAAGACATGGCCGGCACCTTTGCTTCCCCCAATGGCGACAACCGGGTGCTGGGTGAAGGCTCAACCGCCATGCGGCAGCTGACGTTCCCGGTCGCGCACAAATCGCCTGGCAGCTTCCCGCTGTTCGACAATCGCATTAGCGCCGGCGACGACATCGTCATGAAAACCTACCAGCTGACGGCGTTCGACAAGGATTACACCATCACCGATCTGGCCGCGATCAGTGGTGATCCGGCCAGCCGTTCCCACTGGGTGGCGGAGTTCGACGGTCTGGAAGACGGTCAGGTGATCAAGCGTGGTACCACAGTGACGTTCACGCTGATGCTGCGCATACCAGCCGATTACCAGCGTCTGGACATCGCAGAAGAAGGGCAGCGCGATGGCGCGCTGGGCATGGCGTACCGCTTTAATGTGGCGGAAGAGCCGGGCTGGTCGTTCTCCTACTCGCCGTACATCTATCTGACCCACGATAGCGGTCGTTGA
- a CDS encoding type I toxin-antitoxin system ptaRNA1 family toxin: protein MTTTHNIEVQQAIHQAAIKLAALEFIDQETARQVLPVAEAVANMFTILYYQAETGRVTTEDFQKALATIRQAMPS, encoded by the coding sequence ATGACAACCACACATAATATCGAAGTTCAGCAAGCAATTCATCAGGCTGCGATCAAGCTGGCCGCCCTGGAGTTCATCGACCAGGAAACCGCCCGGCAGGTTTTGCCAGTCGCGGAGGCGGTCGCCAATATGTTCACGATCCTGTACTATCAGGCTGAAACTGGCCGAGTGACAACGGAGGACTTCCAGAAGGCGTTAGCCACCATCCGGCAGGCTATGCCCAGCTAA
- a CDS encoding sigma-70 family RNA polymerase sigma factor → MTFRVGKLQLYLQHRQALVDFATPITGCRDRAEDVVQDAWLRFADAAAATDQPRAYLYRIVRNLALDGLRRQQMESRHQTPDGTPWLEPSPLPEPEQTLDLQQRMAHLVGVLDTLPPDVRRALELYRFSGLTLEQVAAELNVSVATAHRHVRRALVALAQHLSSTE, encoded by the coding sequence ATGACCTTCCGCGTCGGAAAACTGCAACTGTATCTCCAGCACCGTCAGGCGCTGGTGGACTTTGCCACGCCCATCACCGGCTGCCGTGACCGCGCCGAGGACGTGGTGCAGGACGCGTGGCTGCGCTTTGCTGATGCGGCCGCTGCCACCGATCAGCCGCGTGCTTACCTGTACCGCATCGTGCGCAATCTGGCTTTGGACGGCCTGCGTCGGCAGCAGATGGAAAGTCGCCACCAGACGCCGGACGGCACGCCGTGGCTGGAGCCGTCGCCGTTGCCGGAACCGGAGCAGACGTTGGACTTGCAGCAGCGCATGGCGCATCTGGTCGGGGTGCTGGATACTCTGCCGCCGGATGTGCGCCGGGCATTGGAGCTGTATCGCTTCAGCGGCTTGACGTTGGAGCAGGTGGCGGCGGAGTTGAATGTCTCGGTGGCGACCGCTCACCGTCATGTGCGCCGCGCGCTGGTGGCGTTGGCGCAGCACCTTTCTTCCACGGAATGA
- a CDS encoding VPA1262 family protein, which translates to MINYLNTLFADFRLYSLFGDDDNFTVTQLWVLEIERESSSELRFLYARTLPSTYQSDTWQGSVSTKTQLYDNCSVKTHTLTLHTSTKKLKAFLEHFINGAPLQKASQLAEVNISDKLANTVGVNTFGESPLIRSVMHLPTRDYYQFQTSRLSPTSYCSVDSGAISPEDKPKIFSVPEGCDMMIAEAACQALDADTGLDFSKTDSWRISDFEFICAPGLNAAERCKYDISLKGKQSSLTLFESLTREPSDLLVIIKAYSEGSIQSSYITNLSKSSSYPLHHQFELKVFQNQSSTAYTMEIYALGPNGEHSSLLLQTGNHFMRQMNFNLQLVEPIRAYEQFSWLDKKVPKREKVKLEAAKQVGRAIRPSRSQMSDYTADPWVPLNRLIQDRVRQLCPNKSDGRFFPTLNNSNGMSRLELKDWLKSIFEQHHDAKIAWIDPYMEDVGIELLNRLGTASADYLIITTEKTSNDDSTKESGQPTRVDNLLARCSGWNNGYFGSVHLKVLAVPESKLHDRMILIRSANGQPLSGYHLSNSVQRASENHPLLVTPIPLDVVPHVFEYVDQIIQNTLHRDDKTPPPARIIFNSTDIKPRDEEKPKGLSHNSSFAEPQCAGSVIAWWLDDEQLSDFSGSELMEKMSTKGYVKDGKLDPEHFDALPAKFWKEGLPMADFHSAWDALGCVIANSPASRYSVSLYNKEQSVLSEQVKLALLEHISPSRANALQPRLTNKQLDIEHYRSQGLIELLLSKCDPFSTFTYSPVDTSYSDYFSIQLLWSEAPKQFASWLNTILSKPIKQPRSHALVVEALKHICLVVSFDKHQEQIDALLQSNVSVITWIGLHALAKNINGGDWGIEALSKIEHITPSAVRRTIQCWLINEANYFNSDIKPQLIASLTQSLEAPLKDNELKDILLPVRNHNGRLHHFKPWILESMLVPMLEQRIIDITQVAHQWLTELINQWQTALKNNRLDFMLETDGAFTDELAVLTKYLSPDVREKIFSKLQKVFNTLARTIRIPMSAQISWNSYSNAHQVNLWLYAFANRMAELLPDKPSPLNELLLESKEIIERISPSTWDSFSIKKLSIYAMDDPKYIRSHNLHQIIKNTLTTH; encoded by the coding sequence ATGATTAACTATCTCAATACGTTGTTTGCAGATTTCAGGTTGTATAGCCTTTTTGGGGATGATGACAATTTCACCGTAACCCAACTATGGGTGTTGGAGATCGAAAGGGAAAGTTCGAGCGAGCTGCGCTTCCTATATGCTCGAACACTACCAAGTACCTATCAATCGGACACTTGGCAAGGTAGCGTTAGTACCAAAACACAACTCTATGATAATTGCTCAGTCAAGACTCATACCTTGACACTTCATACCTCTACCAAGAAATTAAAAGCTTTCCTTGAACACTTCATCAACGGAGCACCGCTCCAGAAAGCCAGCCAACTCGCCGAAGTCAATATCAGCGACAAATTAGCCAATACAGTAGGTGTGAATACATTTGGTGAGAGTCCCCTCATTCGCTCTGTAATGCATCTGCCGACACGCGATTATTATCAATTCCAGACCAGTCGGTTAAGCCCAACTAGTTATTGTAGTGTTGACAGCGGCGCAATTTCTCCAGAGGACAAACCAAAGATATTCAGTGTCCCTGAGGGATGTGACATGATGATTGCCGAAGCTGCGTGCCAAGCATTAGATGCTGATACTGGCTTAGATTTCTCCAAAACGGATTCCTGGAGAATTAGTGACTTCGAGTTCATTTGCGCTCCAGGACTAAATGCCGCAGAGCGGTGTAAGTATGATATATCCTTGAAAGGCAAGCAGTCGTCTCTGACACTATTCGAATCATTAACTCGAGAACCCTCGGATTTATTAGTTATTATCAAAGCTTACAGTGAGGGTAGCATTCAGTCCTCTTACATTACCAACCTCAGCAAGAGCTCTTCTTACCCACTCCATCACCAGTTTGAACTTAAAGTGTTTCAAAACCAATCTAGCACAGCTTATACAATGGAAATCTATGCACTTGGACCTAACGGAGAACATTCATCCCTCCTGCTTCAAACGGGCAACCATTTCATGCGCCAAATGAATTTCAATTTACAGCTAGTTGAACCTATCAGGGCATACGAGCAATTCTCATGGTTGGACAAGAAAGTACCAAAAAGAGAAAAGGTCAAATTGGAAGCAGCCAAGCAGGTTGGGCGTGCTATTCGCCCCTCTCGATCACAGATGAGCGATTATACAGCTGATCCATGGGTTCCACTTAATCGGCTCATCCAAGATAGAGTCAGGCAGCTATGCCCCAATAAATCCGACGGTCGGTTCTTTCCCACTCTCAACAATAGCAACGGTATGAGCCGTCTTGAGTTAAAGGACTGGCTCAAGAGCATCTTCGAACAACATCACGACGCGAAAATCGCTTGGATCGATCCGTATATGGAGGACGTCGGTATTGAGCTTCTCAACAGGTTGGGTACAGCTAGCGCTGATTACTTGATCATTACGACGGAGAAAACGTCTAATGATGATAGTACAAAAGAATCCGGCCAGCCCACCCGAGTTGACAATCTTCTGGCAAGATGTTCGGGCTGGAACAATGGCTATTTTGGAAGCGTTCATCTCAAGGTACTCGCAGTGCCAGAGAGTAAACTCCATGATCGCATGATCCTTATTCGCTCCGCCAATGGTCAGCCTTTATCAGGGTATCATCTTTCAAATTCAGTTCAGAGGGCCAGCGAAAACCACCCTCTGCTAGTGACCCCAATTCCTCTGGACGTGGTTCCACATGTATTTGAGTATGTTGATCAGATTATCCAAAACACACTCCATAGAGACGATAAGACGCCGCCTCCAGCAAGGATAATTTTCAATTCTACCGATATTAAGCCACGTGATGAAGAAAAGCCCAAGGGGTTGAGCCACAATTCTTCATTCGCTGAACCACAATGCGCCGGTAGTGTTATAGCTTGGTGGCTCGACGACGAACAGCTCTCAGATTTTTCCGGTTCCGAACTCATGGAGAAGATGAGTACTAAAGGATACGTTAAGGATGGAAAACTAGATCCTGAGCACTTTGACGCTCTTCCGGCCAAATTCTGGAAGGAAGGGCTACCAATGGCAGATTTCCACTCAGCCTGGGATGCCCTTGGTTGTGTGATAGCAAACTCCCCAGCTAGTCGCTATTCCGTTAGCCTCTACAATAAGGAGCAGTCGGTATTATCCGAACAAGTGAAGCTTGCACTGTTGGAGCACATCTCCCCCTCCAGAGCAAACGCGCTGCAACCACGCCTCACAAATAAACAACTTGATATTGAACACTACCGTTCTCAGGGACTTATAGAACTATTGCTTTCAAAATGTGACCCGTTTAGTACATTCACATACTCACCCGTAGATACCTCATATAGCGACTACTTCTCTATACAGCTCCTATGGTCGGAAGCTCCAAAGCAGTTTGCATCTTGGTTAAATACAATACTCTCTAAACCAATCAAGCAACCTCGCTCCCATGCGCTTGTGGTTGAAGCCCTTAAGCATATTTGTTTGGTTGTTAGCTTCGACAAGCATCAAGAGCAAATTGATGCACTGTTGCAGAGTAATGTGAGTGTCATAACCTGGATAGGACTTCATGCACTTGCAAAAAACATTAATGGAGGCGATTGGGGGATTGAAGCACTCTCGAAAATTGAGCATATCACACCTTCCGCTGTTCGACGTACCATCCAGTGTTGGCTGATCAACGAAGCTAACTACTTCAATTCGGATATTAAACCACAACTCATCGCTTCGTTAACTCAATCGTTGGAGGCACCTCTCAAAGACAATGAGCTCAAGGATATTCTTCTGCCCGTTCGTAATCACAATGGCAGACTGCACCATTTCAAACCATGGATTCTTGAATCCATGCTTGTTCCTATGCTGGAACAAAGAATAATAGACATTACTCAAGTTGCTCATCAGTGGTTGACAGAGCTGATTAACCAATGGCAAACGGCGCTCAAGAATAACCGCCTCGATTTCATGCTTGAAACAGACGGTGCGTTCACAGATGAGCTGGCTGTGTTGACCAAATACCTAAGCCCTGACGTTCGAGAGAAAATTTTCAGCAAACTCCAGAAGGTTTTTAATACGCTGGCTCGAACTATCAGGATACCGATGAGCGCTCAAATAAGCTGGAACTCATACAGTAATGCGCATCAAGTTAACCTATGGCTCTATGCATTCGCTAATAGGATGGCAGAGTTGCTACCTGATAAGCCATCACCTTTGAATGAGCTTTTGTTGGAAAGCAAAGAAATTATAGAACGAATTTCCCCATCTACTTGGGACAGTTTTTCAATCAAAAAACTCTCTATTTACGCAATGGATGATCCCAAATATATTAGGTCACATAACCTTCACCAAATTATTAAGAACACACTCACCACGCACTAA
- a CDS encoding TonB-dependent receptor → MTSSRSLVVRRRRWLLCAALSLAPLAVAAPVLADSGYQVAAQPLGSALTQLARDAGVQLSFDSALVAPFHALEMRAGSVGAMLDQLLLGTGLRWGRTSGGVYVIEALAPLDERADLSLGPVTVIGEAGPQDEPYRSSGSAVALTQRDIELFRGTSVGDIFKGTTGVLVGENRNSGGLDVNIRGMQGQSRVPILIDGSRQETTVYRGYAGVSSRTYVDPDLIGSIYIEKGPVMGVEGTGATGGVVNMTTLRAEDIVKPGATEGVRLRASALGNNSGKRAPVGSTSGYNVNNLDGLSNDVYRINCVTPSLCEGPHDINRVMGPSYTMNRPQMLDLRGWAGSLAVAKRFESVDLVAAYAQRRQGNYYAGRHGPTPELDLSDQLDRKFWTEVRPTLTGASRFRGGERIANSHMESTSTLLKAHFFLPDDHDLELGFIRYVSDYGELMPSQLLWLGEVRETGGSHVDARTYTARHRWNPAAWMDRINLRANLWHTDTDSSNQNYSEELTGSTGVTGKESEDYQRWGADLSNGMRFVGGGEWHWHYGVSWQEEKLRTEDGAGGAGGFVDTSGRQGSRDEVSAFTSLKWAPVDSVEVEAGVRYTRFTARDRKPYHVTAGNSACVDSNGDGQCDPLSYRNTHSGTAPVVSASWEFLPGQQLYVRYAEALRMPSLFESTSGFSTAPALDVELKPEHAKNREIGWNLARDDLFLPGDRLRVKLATFENRTDDYLTRTMPNLWEEDAHARFFTTRNIGDVEFFGSELMVEYDAGRWFTEFGGTRYHHVELCYYGSYRRQTCTDYGIEGSYVNNMIPPNWHASALLGVRLLQNKLELGVRTILMGKRNSTPEFDNETAGGFASPVQWRNYQLYDLFLSYRPNDTVTVDVNVDNVTDRYYLDALSLGLVPAPGRSARLSVALQF, encoded by the coding sequence ATGACCTCTTCCCGATCCCTTGTTGTTCGCCGGCGTCGCTGGCTGCTGTGCGCCGCCTTGAGTCTGGCGCCGCTAGCAGTGGCCGCCCCGGTGTTGGCGGACAGCGGTTACCAAGTGGCGGCGCAACCGCTTGGCAGCGCTTTGACGCAGTTGGCCCGTGATGCCGGTGTGCAGTTGTCATTCGATAGCGCGCTGGTGGCGCCTTTCCATGCACTGGAGATGCGCGCCGGGTCGGTGGGCGCCATGCTCGATCAGTTGTTGCTCGGCACCGGTCTGCGTTGGGGGCGTACCAGCGGTGGCGTCTATGTGATCGAGGCGCTGGCGCCGCTGGATGAGCGCGCCGACCTGTCGCTGGGCCCGGTGACCGTAATCGGCGAAGCCGGTCCGCAGGACGAACCCTACCGCAGCTCCGGCTCGGCGGTGGCGCTGACGCAGCGCGATATTGAGCTGTTTCGCGGCACCTCGGTGGGCGACATCTTCAAGGGCACCACCGGGGTGTTGGTGGGCGAGAACCGTAACAGCGGCGGCCTGGATGTGAACATCCGCGGTATGCAGGGCCAAAGCCGGGTACCGATCCTGATCGACGGCAGCCGCCAGGAAACCACCGTGTACCGGGGTTACGCCGGCGTGTCGTCACGCACCTATGTGGACCCGGATCTGATCGGCAGCATCTACATCGAGAAAGGCCCGGTAATGGGCGTGGAAGGCACCGGCGCCACTGGCGGGGTGGTGAACATGACCACGCTGCGGGCGGAGGACATCGTCAAACCCGGAGCGACAGAGGGGGTGCGGCTGCGCGCCAGTGCGCTCGGCAACAACAGCGGCAAGCGCGCGCCGGTGGGTTCCACCTCCGGCTACAACGTCAATAACCTCGACGGCCTCAGCAACGATGTTTACCGCATCAATTGCGTGACGCCGTCGCTGTGCGAAGGGCCCCATGACATCAACCGCGTAATGGGCCCGAGCTACACCATGAACCGTCCGCAGATGCTGGACTTGCGCGGCTGGGCGGGCAGCTTGGCGGTGGCGAAACGGTTCGAGTCGGTGGATCTGGTGGCGGCCTATGCCCAGCGTCGGCAGGGCAACTACTACGCCGGTCGCCATGGGCCGACGCCGGAGCTGGACCTGAGCGACCAGCTTGACCGCAAATTCTGGACCGAAGTGCGGCCGACGCTCACCGGTGCTTCGCGATTCCGTGGCGGTGAGCGCATTGCCAACAGCCATATGGAGAGCACGTCCACGCTGTTGAAAGCGCACTTTTTCTTGCCAGACGACCACGATCTGGAGCTGGGTTTTATTCGCTATGTCAGCGACTACGGTGAACTGATGCCGTCCCAGTTGCTGTGGCTGGGTGAAGTGCGTGAAACCGGCGGCAGTCATGTTGATGCCCGCACCTACACGGCACGTCACCGCTGGAATCCAGCGGCGTGGATGGACCGCATCAACCTGCGCGCCAATCTCTGGCATACCGACACCGATAGCAGCAACCAGAACTATTCCGAAGAGCTGACCGGCAGCACCGGCGTCACCGGCAAAGAGTCCGAGGACTACCAACGCTGGGGCGCCGACCTCAGCAACGGCATGCGCTTTGTGGGCGGCGGTGAATGGCACTGGCATTACGGCGTGTCTTGGCAGGAAGAAAAGCTCAGAACGGAAGACGGTGCCGGCGGCGCCGGTGGCTTTGTCGATACCAGCGGGCGTCAGGGCAGCCGCGATGAAGTGAGTGCGTTTACCAGTCTGAAATGGGCGCCGGTCGACAGCGTGGAAGTGGAAGCCGGGGTGCGTTACACCCGTTTCACCGCCCGCGACCGCAAGCCGTACCACGTCACCGCGGGCAACAGTGCCTGTGTCGACAGCAACGGCGACGGCCAGTGTGATCCGCTCAGCTACCGCAACACCCATTCCGGCACCGCGCCGGTGGTCAGTGCCAGCTGGGAGTTTCTGCCTGGCCAGCAACTGTATGTGCGCTACGCCGAAGCGCTGCGCATGCCGAGCCTATTTGAAAGCACTTCCGGCTTTTCCACCGCGCCGGCCTTGGATGTGGAGCTGAAACCGGAGCACGCCAAGAACCGCGAAATTGGCTGGAACCTGGCGCGCGATGACCTGTTCCTGCCCGGCGATCGGCTGCGGGTGAAGTTGGCCACATTTGAAAATCGCACCGACGATTACCTCACCCGCACCATGCCCAACCTGTGGGAGGAAGACGCCCATGCGCGCTTCTTCACCACCCGCAACATCGGCGATGTGGAGTTCTTCGGCAGCGAGCTGATGGTCGAGTACGACGCCGGCCGCTGGTTCACCGAGTTCGGCGGCACCCGCTATCACCATGTGGAGCTGTGCTACTACGGCAGCTACCGCCGCCAAACCTGCACCGATTACGGCATCGAAGGCAGCTACGTTAACAACATGATCCCGCCCAACTGGCACGCCAGCGCGCTGCTTGGCGTGCGTCTGCTGCAGAACAAACTGGAGCTGGGTGTGCGCACCATCCTGATGGGCAAACGCAACAGCACGCCGGAATTCGACAACGAAACCGCCGGCGGCTTTGCCTCGCCGGTGCAATGGCGCAACTACCAGCTCTACGACCTGTTCTTGAGTTACCGCCCCAACGACACCGTGACGGTGGACGTCAACGTCGACAACGTCACCGACCGCTACTACCTCGATGCGCTCAGCCTCGGCCTGGTGCCGGCGCCAGGGCGCAGCGCACGGCTGAGCGTCGCGCTGCAGTTTTGA